GGGCTTCTGCTTCCGGCCGTGGCAAGCCCCGTGCCATGAGATAGAAAAGCAGCTCGTCATCGAGTTGCCCGCAGGTGGCGCCGTGGGCGCAAACCACGTCGTCAGCGAAAATTTCCAACTCTGGCTTGTTATTCATGGCTGCGCCCTCGGAGAGGAGGAGCGCCGCGGACATCATCTGGCCATCCGTCTTCTGCGCATGCTGCCGAACGATGATTTTGCCCTGGAAGACGCCGGTGGCTTCGCCGTCGACGACCGTCTTGAACAGCTCCCGGCTTTGGCAGCCGGGAACCATATGATCCACCACGAGGGTCGTATCGGCAAGGCTCTTGCCGGCAAGCATTGTCGCACCACCAATGGTGGCGACGCTGTCTTCACCGGCAAACGCCAGGAAAACCTGGTGCCGGGAGACATGGCCGCCGGCAACGACGGCCGTCGATGTGAACTTCGCCTCGGCGCCAAGGGTCACCAGCAGGCTCGAAAGCGCCAGCGCGCGATCCCCTTCGGCATTCAACCTGATGTGAGTAATATCGACCGATGAGCCGGCGATAATCTCAACCACGCTGTTGCTGTGATAGCCGACGCCAGCGGGCCCCTCGTGGCTCTCGATGAGGGTGAAGGCAGTATCATCGCCGGCAGAGAGAACGATGCGCGGCGAAGTCGCGAAAGCCTTCGTGCCCGTATTGATGAAGCGCAGCACCAGCGGCGCGTCGAGCTTGAC
This portion of the Chelatococcus sp. YT9 genome encodes:
- the sufD gene encoding Fe-S cluster assembly protein SufD, which codes for MSVITPIRTPAEAGLIDLYKIVRNTLPGTQNTLKHRDEAFALIEATGLPHRRVEEWKYTDLRSLVQEAPPLAERPKLAETDPAIAGSKAFAAVSGVRLTFVNGHLVTTEAVPDGVEVTSLAEALSSGHPLLSKMGGPDIARDNAAVALNSAFVADGAIISVADGVKLDAPLVLRFINTGTKAFATSPRIVLSAGDDTAFTLIESHEGPAGVGYHSNSVVEIIAGSSVDITHIRLNAEGDRALALSSLLVTLGAEAKFTSTAVVAGGHVSRHQVFLAFAGEDSVATIGGATMLAGKSLADTTLVVDHMVPGCQSRELFKTVVDGEATGVFQGKIIVRQHAQKTDGQMMSAALLLSEGAAMNNKPELEIFADDVVCAHGATCGQLDDELLFYLMARGLPRPEAEALLVQAFLGEALEPIALEEVREELTDLAASWLAGRAG